One part of the Andrena cerasifolii isolate SP2316 chromosome 4, iyAndCera1_principal, whole genome shotgun sequence genome encodes these proteins:
- the LOC143367862 gene encoding uncharacterized protein LOC143367862 isoform X1 — translation MRETASAAQRDVTWLSIDSIRSPAKHARDRMANQNTSTNLKLQEQSVRTAVQSQLARIKKEEEEELWISGEELYTEGSSDEEDYKAQTRSRRKVNSNQSPSASPANPGVERRGHSPAEAKAKSDHSTDIAKDTIIQSQTASKNVSGKISLWFEKSFENSLSIDSQRTLDVAASSVTRDLNSSDFSVEEDQVENSEISWKANRGSFVLPNSSNSAKREADKC, via the exons ATGCGCGAAACGGCTAGTGCTGCACAGCGTGACGTCACGTGGCTGTCTATCGATTCAATTCGCTCGCCTGCTAAACATGCGCG GGATAGAATGGCCAATCAAAATACGTCGACCAACCTGAAATTGCAAGAGCAATCGGTGAGAACCGCGGTGCAATCTCAACTGGCGAGAATCAAAAAGGAG GAAGAGGAGGAATTATGGATATCGGGGGAGGAATTATACACGGAGGGTAGCAGCGACGAGGAGGACTACAAAGCGCAGACGAGATCCCGTCGCAAAGTCAATAGCAATCAATCGCCGAGTGCCTCCCCGGCCAACCCCGGCGTCGAGCGACGAGGTCATTCACCCGCTGAAGCTAAAGCGAAATCGGACCATTCCACTGACATCGCCAAAGATACCATCATCCAAAGTCAGACTGCCTCGAAAAATGTCTCGGGCAAGATTTCTCTTTGGTTTGAAAAATCGTTTGAGAATTCGTTGTCGATAGACTCGCAACGTACCTTGGACGTGGCTGCCAGCTCGGTCACGAGAGATTTAAACTCCTCCGATTTCTCCGTCGAAGAGGATCAGGTGGAGAATTCGGAGATCTCGTGGAAAGCAAACAGAGGTAGTTTTGTGTTACCCAATTCGAGTAACAGCGCCAAACGGGAGGCAGATAAATGCTGA
- the LOC143367831 gene encoding uncharacterized protein LOC143367831 isoform X2 encodes MKVEVENDSHQYSYESRVSGHSTPIRRKEYTYNVEDSPELDYRCSPISLPCTQDGGNEIAWDWQVPGRSSSNENAKTSNSLVETPKRTKQLQKKRNSNSPLLQKPLKRKQVKMENIENIGKLTRELMAITEKMKRMQQTCRNSTTATEDSIKLEDESRLLNELDVDSSDALSEVGINTDKPETGVIPIDSNHKKGPSYEDLFDDSVDDSMIKCSQEVEEKLNLCKSKGNDILIMSTVTEERELSSKSENEILYFTASNNSAESSKNSSVSKSSSSVGASSRLKTYSNNSSKTTCSSNASISSSKDSCFLKPHFINNALNVRENDLSQFPDDSFDDCLATCMEDDKLLSKLAEYDFTVSNADNSLSRSRKTYKQGASNTMNNTKTSKIVGNLYNTKSSSHGNSKLITNDLADDSAASYSSEAIKSSFIGNSPLENRKFFKTKSLSDQYFHQKKPSTVNGTTNQTVSSSDKRFQSNSFNLSVSTTSSTVKGKKLYESNKFPSINGVENTRALNRLEEKDTGNCTVKYKSTSNLYSIKEGAKDSQQVQCTPQEIERKRLEAKIRLEAKRKLQVNARVASTPSEVPVKKSVKR; translated from the coding sequence ATGAAAGTGGAGGTAGAAAATGATTCGCATCAATACTCCTATGAATCGCGTGTCTCTGGCCATAGTACTCCAATTCGGAGGAAAGAGTATACATATAACGTCGAAGACTCCCCAGAACTCGATTATCGATGCAGTCCCATTTCGCTTCCCTGCACACAGGACGGGGGCAATGAAATTGCTTGGGACTGGCAAGTTCCTGGTCGTTCCAGTTCCAACGAAAACGCCAAGACGTCGAACAGTCTAGTCGAAACTCCAAAACGAACGAAGCAGTTGCAAAAGAAGCGGAACTCTAATTCTCCTTTATTGCAAAAGCCACTCAAAAGGAAACAGGTGAAAATGGAGAATATCGAGAACATTGGGAAACTGACTAGGGAATTAATGGCTATAACAGAGAAGATGAAACGTATGCAACAGACGTGTCGAAATTCTACCACTGCGACAGAAGACTCTATAAAACTTGAAGATGAATCTAGATTGTTGAACGAATTGGACGTTGATAGTAGCGATGCATTGTCAGAAGTTGGTATTAATACGGACAAGCCCGAAACAGGCGTTATTCCAATAGATAGTAACCACAAGAAAGGTCCGAGTTATGAAGATTTATTTGATGATTCGGTGGACGACTCGATGATAAAGTGCAGCCAAGAGGTTGAGgagaaattgaatttatgtAAAAGTAAAGGAAATGATATTTTAATAATGTCCACTGTCACCGAAGAAAGAGAGTTGTCTTCTAAATCCGAgaatgaaattttgtatttcacagCGTCTAATAACTCCGCAGAGAGTTCCAAGAATTCCAGTGTCTCTAAAAGTTCTTCGTCTGTTGGTGCAAGCAGTCGTTTGAAAacgtattcaaataattcaagtAAAACGACTTGTTCTAGTAACGCTTCGATCTCGAGTTCAAAAGACTCATGTTTCCTGAAACCTCATTTTATTAATAACGCGTTAAATGTACGAGAGAATGACTTGTCGCAGTTTCCAGATGATTCTTTTGATGATTGTTTAGCGACGTGTATGGAAGATGATAAATTATTATCGAAGCTGGCAGAATACGACTTCACTGTCTCAAATGCAGACAATAGTTTGAGTCGTTCTAGAAAGACTTATAAACAAGGTGCCTCCAATACAATGAATAATACAAAAACTTCGAAAATTGTAGGCAATTTGTATAATACTAAATCCAGTAGTCATGGTAATTCTAAGCTTATTACTAACGATTTGGCAGATGATTCCGCAGCGTCGTATAGCTCAGAAGCTATAAAAAGCTCCTTCATCGGCAACTCCCCTCTAGAAAACAGAAAGTTCTTTAAAACAAAAAGTTTATCGGATCAGTACTTTCACCAAAAGAAACCCTCCACTGTAAATGGCACAACCAACCAGACAGTTTCATCGTCTGACAAGCGATTTCAATCAAATTCGTTTAATCTATCAGTAAGTACTACTTCTTCCACTGTAAAAGGTAAAAAGCTGTACGAGAGTAATAAATTTCCATCGATTAATGGCGTGGAAAACACGCGTGCACTAAACAGATTAGAAGAAAAAGATACTGGTAATTGTACcgttaaatacaaatccacTAGCAATTTGTATAGCATAAAGGAGGGTGCGAAAGACTCTCAGCAAGTACAGTGTACCCCCcaagaaatagaaagaaaacgACTGGAAGCGAAAATCAGGCTAGAGGCGAAGCGAAAGTTACAGGTGAATGCTAGGGTGGCTAGCACTCCGTCGGAAGTCCCAGTGAAAAAGTCTGTGAAAAGGTGA
- the LOC143367831 gene encoding uncharacterized protein LOC143367831 isoform X1, which yields MSKNRKLATKCGIQERNKKGDNSDEAPAKKTMKVEVENDSHQYSYESRVSGHSTPIRRKEYTYNVEDSPELDYRCSPISLPCTQDGGNEIAWDWQVPGRSSSNENAKTSNSLVETPKRTKQLQKKRNSNSPLLQKPLKRKQVKMENIENIGKLTRELMAITEKMKRMQQTCRNSTTATEDSIKLEDESRLLNELDVDSSDALSEVGINTDKPETGVIPIDSNHKKGPSYEDLFDDSVDDSMIKCSQEVEEKLNLCKSKGNDILIMSTVTEERELSSKSENEILYFTASNNSAESSKNSSVSKSSSSVGASSRLKTYSNNSSKTTCSSNASISSSKDSCFLKPHFINNALNVRENDLSQFPDDSFDDCLATCMEDDKLLSKLAEYDFTVSNADNSLSRSRKTYKQGASNTMNNTKTSKIVGNLYNTKSSSHGNSKLITNDLADDSAASYSSEAIKSSFIGNSPLENRKFFKTKSLSDQYFHQKKPSTVNGTTNQTVSSSDKRFQSNSFNLSVSTTSSTVKGKKLYESNKFPSINGVENTRALNRLEEKDTGNCTVKYKSTSNLYSIKEGAKDSQQVQCTPQEIERKRLEAKIRLEAKRKLQVNARVASTPSEVPVKKSVKR from the exons ATGAGTAAGAATAGAAAGTTAGCGACAAAATGCGGTATACAGGAGAGAAATAAGAAAGGTGACAACTCAGACGAAG CGCCCGCCAAAAAGACTATGAAAGTGGAGGTAGAAAATGATTCGCATCAATACTCCTATGAATCGCGTGTCTCTGGCCATAGTACTCCAATTCGGAGGAAAGAGTATACATATAACGTCGAAGACTCCCCAGAACTCGATTATCGATGCAGTCCCATTTCGCTTCCCTGCACACAGGACGGGGGCAATGAAATTGCTTGGGACTGGCAAGTTCCTGGTCGTTCCAGTTCCAACGAAAACGCCAAGACGTCGAACAGTCTAGTCGAAACTCCAAAACGAACGAAGCAGTTGCAAAAGAAGCGGAACTCTAATTCTCCTTTATTGCAAAAGCCACTCAAAAGGAAACAGGTGAAAATGGAGAATATCGAGAACATTGGGAAACTGACTAGGGAATTAATGGCTATAACAGAGAAGATGAAACGTATGCAACAGACGTGTCGAAATTCTACCACTGCGACAGAAGACTCTATAAAACTTGAAGATGAATCTAGATTGTTGAACGAATTGGACGTTGATAGTAGCGATGCATTGTCAGAAGTTGGTATTAATACGGACAAGCCCGAAACAGGCGTTATTCCAATAGATAGTAACCACAAGAAAGGTCCGAGTTATGAAGATTTATTTGATGATTCGGTGGACGACTCGATGATAAAGTGCAGCCAAGAGGTTGAGgagaaattgaatttatgtAAAAGTAAAGGAAATGATATTTTAATAATGTCCACTGTCACCGAAGAAAGAGAGTTGTCTTCTAAATCCGAgaatgaaattttgtatttcacagCGTCTAATAACTCCGCAGAGAGTTCCAAGAATTCCAGTGTCTCTAAAAGTTCTTCGTCTGTTGGTGCAAGCAGTCGTTTGAAAacgtattcaaataattcaagtAAAACGACTTGTTCTAGTAACGCTTCGATCTCGAGTTCAAAAGACTCATGTTTCCTGAAACCTCATTTTATTAATAACGCGTTAAATGTACGAGAGAATGACTTGTCGCAGTTTCCAGATGATTCTTTTGATGATTGTTTAGCGACGTGTATGGAAGATGATAAATTATTATCGAAGCTGGCAGAATACGACTTCACTGTCTCAAATGCAGACAATAGTTTGAGTCGTTCTAGAAAGACTTATAAACAAGGTGCCTCCAATACAATGAATAATACAAAAACTTCGAAAATTGTAGGCAATTTGTATAATACTAAATCCAGTAGTCATGGTAATTCTAAGCTTATTACTAACGATTTGGCAGATGATTCCGCAGCGTCGTATAGCTCAGAAGCTATAAAAAGCTCCTTCATCGGCAACTCCCCTCTAGAAAACAGAAAGTTCTTTAAAACAAAAAGTTTATCGGATCAGTACTTTCACCAAAAGAAACCCTCCACTGTAAATGGCACAACCAACCAGACAGTTTCATCGTCTGACAAGCGATTTCAATCAAATTCGTTTAATCTATCAGTAAGTACTACTTCTTCCACTGTAAAAGGTAAAAAGCTGTACGAGAGTAATAAATTTCCATCGATTAATGGCGTGGAAAACACGCGTGCACTAAACAGATTAGAAGAAAAAGATACTGGTAATTGTACcgttaaatacaaatccacTAGCAATTTGTATAGCATAAAGGAGGGTGCGAAAGACTCTCAGCAAGTACAGTGTACCCCCcaagaaatagaaagaaaacgACTGGAAGCGAAAATCAGGCTAGAGGCGAAGCGAAAGTTACAGGTGAATGCTAGGGTGGCTAGCACTCCGTCGGAAGTCCCAGTGAAAAAGTCTGTGAAAAGGTGA
- the LOC143367831 gene encoding uncharacterized protein LOC143367831 isoform X3 codes for MSKNRKLATKCGIQERNKKGDNSDEAPAKKTMKVEVENDSHQYSYESRVSGHSTPIRRKEYTYNVEDSPELDYRCSPISLPCTQDGGNEIAWDWQVPGRSSSNENAKTSNSLVETPKRTKQLQKKRNSNSPLLQKPLKRKQVKMENIENIGKLTRELMAITEKMKRMQQTCRNSTTATEDSIKLEDESRLLNELDVDSSDALSEVGINTDKPETGVIPIDSNHKKGPSYEDLFDDSVDDSMIKCSQEVEEKLNLCKSKGNDILIMSTVTEERELSSKSENEILYFTASNNSAESSKNSSVSKSSSSVGASSRLKTYSNNSSKTTCSSNASISSSKDSCFLKPHFINNALNVRENDLSQFPDDSFDDCLATCMEDDKLLSKLAEYDFTVSNADNSLSRSRKTYKQGASNTMNNTKTSKIVGNLYNTKSSSHGNSKLITNDLADDSAASYSSEAIKSSFIGNSPLENRKFFKTKSLSDQYFHQKKPSTVNGTTNQTVSSSDKRFQSNSFNLSIRRKRYW; via the exons ATGAGTAAGAATAGAAAGTTAGCGACAAAATGCGGTATACAGGAGAGAAATAAGAAAGGTGACAACTCAGACGAAG CGCCCGCCAAAAAGACTATGAAAGTGGAGGTAGAAAATGATTCGCATCAATACTCCTATGAATCGCGTGTCTCTGGCCATAGTACTCCAATTCGGAGGAAAGAGTATACATATAACGTCGAAGACTCCCCAGAACTCGATTATCGATGCAGTCCCATTTCGCTTCCCTGCACACAGGACGGGGGCAATGAAATTGCTTGGGACTGGCAAGTTCCTGGTCGTTCCAGTTCCAACGAAAACGCCAAGACGTCGAACAGTCTAGTCGAAACTCCAAAACGAACGAAGCAGTTGCAAAAGAAGCGGAACTCTAATTCTCCTTTATTGCAAAAGCCACTCAAAAGGAAACAGGTGAAAATGGAGAATATCGAGAACATTGGGAAACTGACTAGGGAATTAATGGCTATAACAGAGAAGATGAAACGTATGCAACAGACGTGTCGAAATTCTACCACTGCGACAGAAGACTCTATAAAACTTGAAGATGAATCTAGATTGTTGAACGAATTGGACGTTGATAGTAGCGATGCATTGTCAGAAGTTGGTATTAATACGGACAAGCCCGAAACAGGCGTTATTCCAATAGATAGTAACCACAAGAAAGGTCCGAGTTATGAAGATTTATTTGATGATTCGGTGGACGACTCGATGATAAAGTGCAGCCAAGAGGTTGAGgagaaattgaatttatgtAAAAGTAAAGGAAATGATATTTTAATAATGTCCACTGTCACCGAAGAAAGAGAGTTGTCTTCTAAATCCGAgaatgaaattttgtatttcacagCGTCTAATAACTCCGCAGAGAGTTCCAAGAATTCCAGTGTCTCTAAAAGTTCTTCGTCTGTTGGTGCAAGCAGTCGTTTGAAAacgtattcaaataattcaagtAAAACGACTTGTTCTAGTAACGCTTCGATCTCGAGTTCAAAAGACTCATGTTTCCTGAAACCTCATTTTATTAATAACGCGTTAAATGTACGAGAGAATGACTTGTCGCAGTTTCCAGATGATTCTTTTGATGATTGTTTAGCGACGTGTATGGAAGATGATAAATTATTATCGAAGCTGGCAGAATACGACTTCACTGTCTCAAATGCAGACAATAGTTTGAGTCGTTCTAGAAAGACTTATAAACAAGGTGCCTCCAATACAATGAATAATACAAAAACTTCGAAAATTGTAGGCAATTTGTATAATACTAAATCCAGTAGTCATGGTAATTCTAAGCTTATTACTAACGATTTGGCAGATGATTCCGCAGCGTCGTATAGCTCAGAAGCTATAAAAAGCTCCTTCATCGGCAACTCCCCTCTAGAAAACAGAAAGTTCTTTAAAACAAAAAGTTTATCGGATCAGTACTTTCACCAAAAGAAACCCTCCACTGTAAATGGCACAACCAACCAGACAGTTTCATCGTCTGACAAGCGATTTCAATCAAATTCGTTTAATCTATCA ATTAGAAGAAAAAGATACTGGTAA
- the LOC143367862 gene encoding uncharacterized protein LOC143367862 isoform X2 → MANQNTSTNLKLQEQSVRTAVQSQLARIKKEEEEELWISGEELYTEGSSDEEDYKAQTRSRRKVNSNQSPSASPANPGVERRGHSPAEAKAKSDHSTDIAKDTIIQSQTASKNVSGKISLWFEKSFENSLSIDSQRTLDVAASSVTRDLNSSDFSVEEDQVENSEISWKANRGSFVLPNSSNSAKREADKC, encoded by the exons ATGGCCAATCAAAATACGTCGACCAACCTGAAATTGCAAGAGCAATCGGTGAGAACCGCGGTGCAATCTCAACTGGCGAGAATCAAAAAGGAG GAAGAGGAGGAATTATGGATATCGGGGGAGGAATTATACACGGAGGGTAGCAGCGACGAGGAGGACTACAAAGCGCAGACGAGATCCCGTCGCAAAGTCAATAGCAATCAATCGCCGAGTGCCTCCCCGGCCAACCCCGGCGTCGAGCGACGAGGTCATTCACCCGCTGAAGCTAAAGCGAAATCGGACCATTCCACTGACATCGCCAAAGATACCATCATCCAAAGTCAGACTGCCTCGAAAAATGTCTCGGGCAAGATTTCTCTTTGGTTTGAAAAATCGTTTGAGAATTCGTTGTCGATAGACTCGCAACGTACCTTGGACGTGGCTGCCAGCTCGGTCACGAGAGATTTAAACTCCTCCGATTTCTCCGTCGAAGAGGATCAGGTGGAGAATTCGGAGATCTCGTGGAAAGCAAACAGAGGTAGTTTTGTGTTACCCAATTCGAGTAACAGCGCCAAACGGGAGGCAGATAAATGCTGA
- the LOC143367852 gene encoding protein FAM50 homolog → MAHYKGAASEAGRAMQLMKKREIAQQEIELRKKKIEDDLKIHNIENKFATHYNAVEQQLKTSTIGLVTLNEMKAKQENIVKERERKLAQKEREKEQEKERALAAKQAEKNKQKKQIQALSFNLEEDEVEHSDEELEVKEEQIKDCEPEIKKIKKNPDVDTSFLPDREREEEENRLREELRQEWARKQNALKEEEIEITFSYWDGSGHRRSVIMKKGNSIYQLLQRCLEVLRREFSELKTVMADQLMYVKEDLILPHHYTFYDFIVTKARGKSGPLFTFDVHDDIRVMHDASVETEESHAGKVLLRSWYERNKHIFPASRWEPFDPTKSYDKYTVSDKNRKKDKI, encoded by the exons ATGGCGCACTACAAGGGAGCAGCCAGCGAGGCTGGCAGAGCGATGCAGTTAATGAAGAAGAGGGAAATTGCTCAGCAAGAGATAGAATTAAGGAAAAAGAAGATAGAGGATGATTTGAAAATTCATAACATAGAGAATAAGTTTGCGACGCATTACAATGCTGTCGAGCAACAACTCAAAACTTCCACTATTGGTTTAGTCACGTTGAACGAGATGAAAgcgaagcaggagaacattgtAAAGGAACGCGAACGGAAGCTTGCGCAGAAAGAGCGGGAGAAGGAGCAAGAAAAGGAACGAGCTCTTGCTGCGAAGCAAGCTGAGAAGAATAAGCAGAAGAAACAAATACAAGCTTTATCGTTCAATCTCGAAGAAGACGAAGTAGAACATTCAGACGAAGAGCTAGAGGTAAAggaagagcaaataaaagactGCGAAccggaaataaagaaaataaagaaaaacccAGACGTGGACACGAGTTTTCTGCCTGACAgggaaagggaggaagaggagaacAGATTGAGAGAAGAATTGAGACAAGAATGGGCCAGAAAACAGAATGCgttgaaagaagaagaaattgaaATTACGTTCAGTTACTGGGATGGTTCGGGACACAGGCGAAGTGTTATTATGAAAAAAG GTAATTCTATCTATCAGCTCCTTCAAAGGTGTTTGGAAGTCCTAAGGCGCGAATTCAGTGAACTCAAAACAGTCATGGCTGATCAGTTAATGTACGTGAAGGAGGATCTTATCTTACCGCATCATTACACGTTTTATGATTTCATTGTAACGAag GCAAGAGGAAAGAGTGGACCTCTCTTTACATTTGATGTTCACGATGATATTCGTGTTATGCACGACGCTTCTGTTGAGACAGAAGAGTCTCATGCTGGAAAAGTGTTGCTTAG ATCTTGGTACGAAAGAAATAAACATATATTTCCTGCTAGTAGATGGGAGCCTTTCGATCCAACGAAAAGTTACGATAAATACACGGTGTCtgataaaaataggaaaaaggaTAAAATTTAA
- the LOC143367846 gene encoding uncharacterized protein LOC143367846, with protein sequence MPAVIVGPPQRSEQMWQALKAHITRERKRKKQEQEADAEEERQRKERERQQKQDVMTLGETREQITNLENELLQLKDEKHQLFLQLKKVLNEGDNRRRQLIKENVCSEVLTAVGGYPGTGPRVVHPQVFLPSPQSSSSLYKVAVGTPTHTLLPSGPMKRTHSPSPPPTASPYHAGYGYKPTPSIPSYNPPPSKSEEAARRSGDSRAVLWNKNNQYSASNFYSAPTGQSVYSYSAPTSQQSREPEPPKSVYLSGNRATLSSHQTAYVTSLHSLDHKGAYAEDKFYLRPSSHVTVHGGAIPIQQPPQGAKTGGITSGFPVRAPQPPPAPYPPPPPGTYVSASGANVPGRLLYTQPGARYLQREV encoded by the exons aTGCCAGCGGTAATTGTCGGCCCGCCTCAGCGTAGTGAGCAAATGTGGCAAGCGTTGAAGGCCCACATTACGAGAGAACGAAAACGGAAGAAACAAG AGCAAGAAGCAGATGCTGAGGAGGAAAGGCAAAGGAAAGAGAGGGAACGTCAACAGAAGCAGGACGTGATGACCCTAGGTGAAACTAGGGAACAAATAACGAATCTTGAGAATGAGCTCCTGCAATTGAAAGATGAAAAGCATCAATTGTTTTTGCAATTGAAAAAGGTTTTGAACGAGGGTGATAATAGGAGACGACAGCTGATTAAGGAGAA CGTCTGTTCCGAAGTACTGACAGCGGTAGGAGGATATCCTGGAACAGGTcctagagtagttcatccgcaGGTGTTTCTCCCATCGCCGCAAAGCAGTAGTTCTCTTTATAAAGTGGCTGTCGGCACGCCGACTCATACCTTGCTACCCAGC GGGCCGATGAAGAGAACGCATAGTCCTTCTCCACCTCCAACAGCCTCCCCGTATCACGCCGGTTATGGGTACAAACCAACACCTTCGATTCCAAGTTACAATCCCCCGCCTTCCA AATCCGAGGAAGCAGCTAGGAGATCTGGCGATTCCCGAGCTGTTCTCTGGAACA AGAATAATCAAtactccgcctctaatttctaCTCGGCCCCAACTGGTCAAAGTGTCTACAGTTATTCCGCGCCGACGTCGCAACAGTCTCGAGAACCCGAACCTCCCAAGTCGGTGTACCTGTCAGGGAATAGAGCAACGCTGTCGTCACACCAAACTG CATACGTGACAAGTTTACATTCATTGGATCACAAAGGTGCCTACGCGGAGGATAAATTTTACTTACGGCCAAGCAGCCATGTTACAGTTCACGGAGGAGCTATCCCAATTCAGCAACCGCCACAG GGTGCAAAGACGGGAGGAATCACGTCAGGGTTTCCAGTAAGAGCGCCGCAACCACCGCCTGCTCCATATCCGCCTCCGCCGCCGGGTACTTATGTTAGCGCGTCCGGTGCGAATGTTCCTGGACGGCTATTGTACACACAACCCGGCGCGAGATACCTTCAGAGAGAAGTTTAG